AATTGCTTGGTCGATTGGGCTAGTTGGCGCATCTCATTAGCCACTACGGAGAAACCTTGACCATATGCACCCGCTCGTGCAGATTCGATCGAAGCATTGATAGCAAGTATTTTACTACGTTCCGACAGCTCCCGGATCGAGGCTGTAAAAGATGAGATTTCATCCGTCTGCTCAAGCAACTGGGTTACAAGACCTTGCTGCTGCTTCATCATCTCCAGCACATGAGAGAATGAAGTCTTAAGCTCCTCTAGCTCGGAACGGCCCGTCTTCGCCAGATGGCTCATCTTCTGCGACTCACTCAGACTTAACTGAGAGATCGATGATACTTGCTGGACCGAGCTGGCAATTTCCATTACATGACTTTGGCTTTCCTGAATTACAGTGCTGCGAAGCTGATCGGTCATGCGTTCCAATTCTCGTGAGATTAGCATCAGATCCTGGGTCGACAAGACTCCGAACAATTTCCTCTGCTTCGTCACAATCAGACAATCATAGAATTCGGCATCATGACGTTTAAGAGCAGCGTCCAGCAGCGTACGTGCAGGAGTGGATCTCTCGCAAATGAGCGGCTCCTTCTCCGCGAACATGACTGCAGGGCGATCATAGAATAAATCTGCAGCAAACCGGCTGGCAAGATGCTTATAAAATTTGTCGCGCATGATCAATCCAGTTGGTACGTTACTATCGTCACAAGAGACTACACACGGAACGGCAGGACTATTTTGAAATATATGCAGAACTTGCTGGCATGATGTACTATCGGATATAGCTGGAACATTCCTCGTATACGAAGCGATCTCGATCTGACTTTTCTCAACCGTAGCTACCTCTGGATGGCCATTTTTCATGTCCCGCGATTCGTCTAGCTTGCTTTCCTGCACTTGCGGCTCCATTACCAACGTATCGTATCCCATGCTCAACCACTCCTCAATGGTATGTATATACATGTTTTTTTACATTTTAATACTCTTTAGTTCGCAGAATGTTAGTGATCCTTAAGAACTATGTAAAATTACTCAAAATAGGATTGAAGGCTCAAAAAAAGAGGTGCCCCATGGAATGATTACCCATGCAGAGCACCCTTCTTCTTATTTACAACCAGCTTATATCCAACACCGCGAATCGAGTCGATGTGCACCGATTCCGGATCAAGCTCTAGCTTCTTCCGCAGCGAGCTGACATGAACGTCCACCGTACGCTGTCCACCGATATAATCAAAGCCCCATACCGAGTTCATCAGGTCGTCACGCGTAAGCACCACCCCTGGCTTACGGGCCAAGTAGAGCAAAACCTCGAATTCCTTCGGCCTAAGCGTGATCGCTTCACCATTCAATACGACTTCGTATTTGTCCGGGAAGATCGCCAGCGGTCCGAGCGAGATCCTTGCTTCGTCCTGCTCCTGCTGAGGTTCCCTCTCCTCTATTCCCGTCGACCTTCTCAGCACCGCCGCAACCCTGGCTAGCAGCTCAGCCACGCCGAACGGCTTGGTAATATAATCATCAGCGCCAGACTTCAAGCCTTGCACTACCTCTTCCTCCGCATTCTTCGCGGTCAGGATAATAATCGGTGTCTTCACACCCATTTGCCGCAGCTTGGCCAGTACCTCAAATCCGTTCATCCCTGGCAGCATCAGATCAAGCAGAATCAGATCAAATTCTCCTTGGGCTGCAGTATCAAAGCCAAGTTGTCCATTTTCCGCAACCGTAACCTGATACCCCTCATTGGTCAGATTGTAAGAAAGAAGCCTTGATAACGTCGGTTCATCTTCAATTACTAGCAGTCGTTGAGTCATATTAACCCCCATATTTCAAGAATGCCTGTCTACTGTCGATTCGTAAAATGACAATACAACTTAACATATCCATACCGGACTGATAAAGCCAGGAGAAGGGGCCCCATACTTGGTCCCATTCCTCCTGACAAGCCCAGCATAGCACCATAATGTTAACGCAGTGTAAAATAATGATAAAAATTAACGACATACCAGATTTATGCTAAATTTTGTGTTATCGGCAGTTCGACGATAAAGGTTGTTCCCTCGCCGACCCGGCTCTCCACCATAATTGTCCCGTGATGAAGATCGACCAGATGCTTGACGATCGATAACCCGAGTCCTGTACCGCCTGAGCTACGCGATCTCGCCTTATCGACGCGATAGAAGCGCTCGAAGATACGTGGCAAATCCTTCTTCGGAATCCCGATGCCCGTATCACTCACAGATATCCTTACCCGCTCATCCTCATGGTCATCACCTGAATTGACGATTTCGGCTCCAACCTTAACCCTGCCACCTTCTAGTGTGTAGCTGATCGCATTCGATAACAGATTCATAAATATTTGCCTGAGCCGATCCTCATCCCCTTCAAGGAACAGATGCTCCGGAACATTATTGCTCATAATAATCGACTTGCGAGAAGCTGTCGGAAGCAACACTTCGTATATTCGGTTGATCAATTCCTTCAGCTGAATCGGTGAATATTCAAGCGGAATCAGCTTGGACTCAATCTTCGACAGATCCAGAATATCACCGATCAGCCGATTCAGCCGATCTCCTTCATCATAAATAATCTGCAGGAAGGATCGTTCTGTCTCCTTATCCTCCACGCCACCGCTAAGCAGCGTCTCAGCGAAGCCCTTCACCGCGGCGATTGGCGTCTTTAATTCATGTGAGACGTTAGCGACAAATTGGCTCCGCATCGTCTCCAGACGGCGGATCTCTGTTACATCCTGCAGCATGAAGAGCATGCCCCGATACTTGCCATCATCCTCGAACATCGGTACCCGCTCGAACTGCAGCGTGCGCTGTTCTGGATCATATACGATCCGTTCTTCCTTGAGATACTCCTTCGTATCCATGCCCTCAGCCATGAACTGCTGAAAATCATGATTCCGTCTCAGCTCCAGATACGATTTGCCGAGGATTTTCTCCTGCTTCACATGCAGGACGTTCTCCGCTTCTCGGTTCATAAGAGCGACGCGTCCATCCGCTTCGACCATCAGAATGCCTCCGGCCATATTCGTGAGAACGCTCTGCAGCAGATCCTCGTTATCACGGATCACCTTCATTTGCTCTTGTAGGCTACCAGCCATCCGGTTGATCGCCATCCCGAGCTGCCCGATCTCATCACGCCGCGATAATTGAACGCGCGCATCATAATCGAGCCGTGAGATCCGGTTCGCCACCACAGTAATGTGCTCCAGTGGCTTGGTCAATCCTTTCGATATTCGGTAGCTGACCAGAGCTGCGGCTAAGAATAACAACAGCAGACCGCCCACCATCATAAGCCAGCCTTTATTCAGATCCCTCTCTACCGTTCTCAGACTCATCGACAGGCGAATATAGCCATCGAAGCTTCTGTCCTCGGAAGTGACATGTTTGGCAACATAGAGCATATTCTCACCGATCGATTCGCTGTAACGAATCGAACTGCCGATGTCCCCCTTGGTCGCCGAGATAATTTCTTTACGCTGCAAATGATTGTCCATCTTAGAAGGGGCCATTTCTGAATCTCCAATTACTGTCCCATCCAGAGCGATAAAGGTTACCCTGGAATCAATCAAATTCTCGAGCTTTCTTGATTGCTCCGAGTAATATTCCTCCACCCTATTCGAGTCAACAGGTTTGAATTGGAACGTGCTCTGCAGCAGATCAATTTCCCGGGACATATTCTCTTCTAGCGCCCGGATATGTGAGTCTCTAAATAGTTGGGCCATCGTCAATCCTGCCGCCAGCATCGATATGCCGATCAGGCCCATTAATATGATGGTTAATCGTGTTCGAAAAGTCTTCATCTATTTAAATACGACTTCTTTAAAAGAAGCCAGCTTCTCCTTCGATGCTTGTTCTACACCTGCATGCAGGCTATCTCCATGCGAATCCATCGTCACGATCGCAGCAAATCCTTCGACTTCCAAATGCCACATCGCTTCCGGAATGCCAAATTCAGGGAAGTCAACTCCGTTCACCTTCTTAAAGCATTCCGCATAATATTGTGCCGCCCCACCGATCGCATTCAAATATA
The window above is part of the Paenibacillus lutimineralis genome. Proteins encoded here:
- the pnpS gene encoding two-component system histidine kinase PnpS, with protein sequence MKTFRTRLTIILMGLIGISMLAAGLTMAQLFRDSHIRALEENMSREIDLLQSTFQFKPVDSNRVEEYYSEQSRKLENLIDSRVTFIALDGTVIGDSEMAPSKMDNHLQRKEIISATKGDIGSSIRYSESIGENMLYVAKHVTSEDRSFDGYIRLSMSLRTVERDLNKGWLMMVGGLLLLFLAAALVSYRISKGLTKPLEHITVVANRISRLDYDARVQLSRRDEIGQLGMAINRMAGSLQEQMKVIRDNEDLLQSVLTNMAGGILMVEADGRVALMNREAENVLHVKQEKILGKSYLELRRNHDFQQFMAEGMDTKEYLKEERIVYDPEQRTLQFERVPMFEDDGKYRGMLFMLQDVTEIRRLETMRSQFVANVSHELKTPIAAVKGFAETLLSGGVEDKETERSFLQIIYDEGDRLNRLIGDILDLSKIESKLIPLEYSPIQLKELINRIYEVLLPTASRKSIIMSNNVPEHLFLEGDEDRLRQIFMNLLSNAISYTLEGGRVKVGAEIVNSGDDHEDERVRISVSDTGIGIPKKDLPRIFERFYRVDKARSRSSGGTGLGLSIVKHLVDLHHGTIMVESRVGEGTTFIVELPITQNLA
- a CDS encoding response regulator transcription factor; its protein translation is MTQRLLVIEDEPTLSRLLSYNLTNEGYQVTVAENGQLGFDTAAQGEFDLILLDLMLPGMNGFEVLAKLRQMGVKTPIIILTAKNAEEEVVQGLKSGADDYITKPFGVAELLARVAAVLRRSTGIEEREPQQEQDEARISLGPLAIFPDKYEVVLNGEAITLRPKEFEVLLYLARKPGVVLTRDDLMNSVWGFDYIGGQRTVDVHVSSLRKKLELDPESVHIDSIRGVGYKLVVNKKKGALHG
- a CDS encoding methyl-accepting chemotaxis protein, with protein sequence MGYDTLVMEPQVQESKLDESRDMKNGHPEVATVEKSQIEIASYTRNVPAISDSTSCQQVLHIFQNSPAVPCVVSCDDSNVPTGLIMRDKFYKHLASRFAADLFYDRPAVMFAEKEPLICERSTPARTLLDAALKRHDAEFYDCLIVTKQRKLFGVLSTQDLMLISRELERMTDQLRSTVIQESQSHVMEIASSVQQVSSISQLSLSESQKMSHLAKTGRSELEELKTSFSHVLEMMKQQQGLVTQLLEQTDEISSFTASIRELSERSKILAINASIESARAGAYGQGFSVVANEMRQLAQSTKQFSEDIGHGLDIIHTLIEQTASAVSSTSYEMSVSNERVGKADETFRDLADSADIAKDRGREMSDSSTEATRITGDVLYNLTSLM